The sequence below is a genomic window from Mercenaria mercenaria strain notata chromosome 14, MADL_Memer_1, whole genome shotgun sequence.
tttgacattttcagtCGCATCCAAATTTAAACCAGGAATACCTGAAAAGTCTAAACACGATCGACGACCGTTCTGTTCAAGATCGTCAAGTTGCAAAAGTGCATTAAAGGGGCAATTTCTTCTTTCATAGCGTTGATCCCTGACTGCCTTATTTTAGTATCAACCTTTACCATGGCTTCAAATTTCATTTGTCGGCTGGACGATAACCAGTAGTTTCTCTTTACTTTCATTATCCCAAAAAAACTGACATAGTCCTTTCAGTTCGTTTTTCGCCATTTTGAGGAAGGTTCACAGAAGtgtttatttaataaaacacaaCATCAATCTGTAAGTGTCGTTTTAAGTCTCCACGTTCTTGCACGCAGTGTTACTATATTTGTCATGCCATAGAATTCCATTTAATAAACTTATAGTGGAGGTTGGTGTACGTGAGGTGTCTAACacattcattacctctcataaacagagtCATTAAACCGAGTCCGCTGTTGCTTGGTTGAGCTTTATGCATCCAAAGAAACCTTTCAAAGATTTTATTCTCTATTCACTTTGCATAAACTATATACTTATTGGAACTTTGACTAGGAATGTTCATaaataacgtagactttgtcTCTAACATTTATATACTTTattgaagcaaaacaagaaatacaccATCATGATTCGCAATGTTGCTTCTAACTTCACTACGAATTGGACGTGATTATGATATTATAATCAGGACTTACGCCTCCTCGACGAAAGTCATTTACATTAACCTGGCGCACGgtgatcatatttcaacgacgttaacgacgTTTTGACTTCATTAGCTGCTTTCTTTAAGTTTGCAtaaatttatttttgcatgtttcTTTTGTTAATCTTAATAAAAAATACCTAGGTCATAAGAAGTTGTTTGGTTCGAATACTGAAAGCAGTATGAACACTTACACAAAGCAACTCAGAATAGGTGCGCACCATGAACAAAGGCGTTATAGATTGACGTTAACGTCGAATCACGTATTTTTTTCTCTCTAGACCTTCGCTGTCTTTTAGTTATTCTAGGCCATTTACGAAACGTTTCTAACACTTCAATATCAAGACACAGGTGACCGAAAATTGTCATggcgtctgcttcattagtttataaatttcataactTAGCAAATGTCTTATTATCTATGCAAGCCAATGACGACTTTACGTGCATTATCAACAGCAATTCTCACTTAGTTCAAACGTTGTGTTTTTCCACTTCTCTCGTCCGGTGTATATATGAAGTTGTGCTGCTTTTTGGTGTATCTTCAGGTAAACAAGTGGACAATCAGTGCGAACATTAGCGGTCTAATTCAAATCATTACAGatgaaaaagcgactgcgccggttatgaGTAGCTATGGTAATTAAAACGTTCTACGTACTTCGCGTgtcaaaaaaatgtaacaaaaatatatgacagTTGCAAATTACAATCATATATCTCACATTGCACTATACACAAAAGGTGGCTTTTGACAGCagacgttatttttgaacagccatCGTAACGCTGCCTCTAATTTTGGCGATAATTGCCATAATTCTTAACGTACATATGGCTAATGTGTTACACATGCCGACACATGCATTGTtaataacatgtcaatatttcacaaaaatcaaattatgcaAGGACATTATTTCATTCACCTCACGACTTGtaccaatttttaaaaagtcacaaaaatgcacataatttattcgttttaacaaagaaaacaacatttcatttaTAAGGATATGGAGTTGTAGATTTTAACttttcatatatatgatatatggtCACAATGTCTAAACGAAAAAAGGTTTATTACCAAGATATGACAAGATGTGTAAATtcttttcttttgtcaaaattagCTCGTTAAACTTTGTAAATGGTAGACATTTATCTATGCTTTCATGACTTTTTGAAATCTGGTGGAGAACGTTGAATAAATAAGAGGCCCAAATACTAGAAGGCTTAAGTGGCTCTGAGGAATACCTTGTCCTGTTGAATTTggccccaaagtacaattaatttcccatagggtaacatacaaatatatcaatgcaaggctttgacacaatgttctgaagacaaatgcaaataccttctctttagaaatctatccaagagaaacacaaaaatcactttgaagtgacctgttgacctgctacttttctcctcacatctgtcagaatgaatactgtattgcatttttacaaagtgaagcggtccagcctactttttgtacaaatccgcagacagtcatttgcacaagaaaccatgatttttcagattttttttacccctttctcttcatttacatcagatctataaaatttggctacattcagaagctcagaatatctatttacaatcaaatccatcatgaaatgagggacctcttttctctcggatacacttcctttagttgggtaacgaagggcaggtaactgtaccttgttaccAATTTAGACCTATTTGTCTcttcaaactaaaaaatattttaccagtacaatctcagatgtatagcaaattaaatctgaaagttacacctttgttgagctatgcactaaaatttgactgcttccaatgttacacatggtatcggtcaaatctgagcCAAAAAAATTTCGCATACTTTTCAGatgaaaacaaacacaaaatactataacttttttgtttgatgagattttcacccaaaataaaaaaaggcatgtttccttattatacatctatccaaattaagagccacttcaagtctgattacaatatcactgtttcaattttaaggaaaactattcatattacaaaaagcacgtcAAAACGCGTAGTCTACTcacacgaaaaagtaaaatgtgaactaagaaaaatcctgtaactgtcaaatttgcccttttaaagcagcccagtatgtggcaaatatgagaatgaatagcttttgtacatatatgtgtcatatacttttcagtgatcattcatttaTGGCTACCCTAGGTAAAATGAGCCAAACAGCTCTGAAAAGTCCAATATGTGAGCTTCCTAGAAAGCTTATGAGTCTTTCTGGAATtaatatttcactcaaatcttacagtttataGGCATTCAGTGCACTCTCTACATGAAACAGAcacaccatgaccatttacactACACAAAATCTTACATTGTGTATCACAGCTGAGCTTTCTGACAAAAACAGCCCCTATctcaataaataatgattttagagtacatcactgcctgctgaatgttccaaactggctaaatttctgcaaaaaccttaataaatatcaacctgagaaACTACAACTGGTGCTCCTAATTTTTCCGGTGAATAATATCAATGGAAGTGACCCTTCGTGCGATCGAACCAGGATCTTCGGTGTGACTGGAAGGCCTGCGCcgaacaacatctgaaatatgagtcaagctagtcataatttcttagaatgaatacttaatcagtttacatgattgtatgtatgtgcaaactataatttcaaaacaatctgactgcaaagaaagtgAGAAATGCAAAAGAAGTGCCCATCAAAGCACCTTTTCTATGGATATTTATATCACAATCtcctttccccatactgaaactgtcataatcacatgataatgtaatataaaacctcaaattcaagtcttatacatgtaaaatgtgtcataacaaacaatctgaataacaaaactatcaatcacaaagcagtctgtccAGTCTCCTTGCTTTAGTGACTGCTAGATCTGAAACAATGTTTActgttttcagataaaattagCTACAATCTGTACTGAGTATTCACACTGGGAATACACAGTACAGCATCAACTACCATGTACAAATTCCTGTCAAATTTCATggtaactgattataaatgtGATCTCACTACCACACATGGTGTACaaagtagtcattatggcaaaactggctgaGATAATGTTATTCCACTACATTTCTATTTTCTAGCTTTTTTTTCGCTTGCGGGTGCAATTAAacgaagtctattaaattttacaaaatctcaGAAAGTACCTGATCTAAATTAAAAGCATCTAAAAAGGAATTATTTACCTATTCACAACACCGAACAATTGTCTTCGGTCAAATCTGTGAAAGCTGcagacatatatgtacaaaggcggtcaatccccgtctatgcgacaaacttcacattgtccgagcgctctcatttcaggttttcaggtactaaaagtgtaagacatccaacaaaataagtaaatatacaatccaggACCTCAGATATCatgatttatgctcaattaagcattgaggaaaccaatatgcaagtctagtgtgtgaaaatctgcctgttttccttcaaaatcagttaaaatatgctaatttcaggcctaatctgctcaattttcaagtccttgaactgatttttcttgcacaTATCATGCTTACACATATTTTtctattcagactgtgtgtactgtgtTAATTCAAGTGACCAAATgagcaatttaatgtaaacaagaatagaaaaaatacatatctgacttAAGGTCAGATTTCCTCGGCCgcagctcaaatttctaaaaaatcaagaaaatatcacaTCGCGGCATTTGTAATACCCCATTCTGTTTAAcgcataccggtttcaaacaaagaacttataaaaatgcatttcatgcatgaaaacccgcaaaattagaaaatatccagaaatatgtaaactgaaagtaggatttttcacatttttcaagtacATATACTTTTCACCCAAACTtaagcaatttcagcaaatgtaatgattaatctaaatatttaccagatttctatGCTTACCAGCCATTTACTGTCAACATTTTAGCCTTGTATAATGAAAAATGACAAGtatattgacaatttactttctgatAGTTTCCATCATATCAggccccaaagtacaattaatttcccatagggttacatacaaatatatcaatgcaaggctttgacacaatgttctgaagacagatgcaaataccttctctttagaaatctatccaagagaaacacaaaaatcactttgaagtgactgttgacctgctacttttctcctcacatctgtcagaatgaatactgtattgcatttttacaaagtgaagcggtccagcctactttttgtacaaatccgcagacagtcatttgcacaagaaaccatgattttccagatttttttacccctttctcttcgtttacatcagatctataaaatttggctactttcagaagctcagaatatctatttacaatcaaatccatcatgaaatgagggacctcttttctctcggatacacttcctttagttgggtaacgaagggcaggtaactgtaccttgttaccATTTGTTTCTAGCCAAGTTAAGTGAACATCCCTTAAGCAGCTCATTTCCTATTTTATGCTTTGACAGCCTAAACATGCATAATTATTCAAACAAACTTGAGGGTTAAGTGACGATATATCATGCGGTTTATGAACAGGCACTAACAGTGTTAGAGTAACCTCCTTTGAACaagattaaaagaaaaacttattatgacaagtttgatgaagatctgtcAGGAGAAGCTTCCGGGAAGTTGCTTACAATTGCTTACAAGAGATTATGTTAGCTCGAGTGAACTTGAAAGGGGCTAAgtgttttcatttgataaaattcgGAAGAGGATATTGCAGTGATGATTCAGAAAAGATGAAGCTCCtctcatgagaagaagtcgtttattAATAAAGCGTTTCTATTCTTAGCTATAGCGGTCACTAAAAGAGGCGCATTGCCCTATTTGAAGAATTTTGAAGAATGAATTTACAAttatgatgaagatccattgagcgattcatgagaagtcgtttaaacatttttttaagtcaTCTCCAATGGCTCTtgaaaggggccaagtgtccATATTTAAACAGGATTAGGCGATGCTACGGACAAAGTTTGACGAAGATTCATCAAGCAGTACATGAAAAAAGGTCGTTTTCATCGACGAACTGGGTAAAAGTTAAATAGCTAGAAGTTTCTTCGGGAAAAAGCTAGACGTCAAACCGTGATATTATGAGAAATTTGATTCTTTATGTTTCaatggattgaaaaaaaaaatatttgtatgttCCATAAGATGTTGTACGAGGTAAATCTGCACCGAAAATGAGGGAAATGTACAATTATATTTAATGGAAATAATCTCCTCTTATGAATAATTTTGTTATGTATAGTGACATGCAAATCCAAAAACAAGGATGCAATACTAAGTATCCTATCTATAAGTTGTATTTGGCTGAAATTCCCGGGGATAATAAGTGTCAACCGTGGAGCTACCAAACgggatatttttattaaaaatgtgaGACGGAAATTCACATTGTTTCGTTTAActatagtttattttttttttattttatggaaaaaaactttatttgaacTAATGCTTAAATGAGCCCCGCGATGAGAAAATcaaaatagtgggtttgcgaccagcatggattcagaccagcctgcgcatccgcgcagtctggtcaggatacatgctgtacGCTAACAGTTTATTTAATTGCAATAGACATTGAAAgcctggatgcgcaggctggtctggatccatgctggtcgcaaacccactatgttggttttctcatggcgcggctcaaataaatgCATTTGAATTCTGCTGTATGTTTGATCTTcacttaaaaaaatgtaaaaccgTTATAGTTCAAGCTCTTCTCTACAGGCTGAACagttttataatcaaaatatattgTCCAAAATTTCCGTTATCAACGCATTTAAAAGCTCTGCAAGGCTAAGTGTTGTCATTTACGAACAGTTAAAGGCAAAATTTACTgactttgtcttttttttttttttacggaacgtttttattttttcatctatTGGGGCCCAGTTTGGGGCCAAAGTCACATGTACTCAATAAACGACTAAGTATATATTGAAGTTAATGGGAATGGATTTCAAACGACCGTACAGATTCACTAAGATACTCGATACAACCATTAGAAACAGATCAAGTAAGTACAtaagtgaaaagtttttcaaTCAATAACAGACTTAAAGGCATGTTGTATATTCTACCATTCTACCATAAAGTAACGAAGAAATCAAGGATATGCGAGACAAATGCTTGCAACAACCATTCTTttaggccccccccccccccgggggggggggggggggggctccacCTAAAAAAGTcggaaagtcgacatatgacctataattgtgtcgatgtgacgtcacatcaaacaaaaacgaaaaagatGTCACAgaaaaatttgcaaataatttcTAGAACAATCTTGAAATTAGACAGGGTTATGAAAATGTTCAGTAGAATGTAAGTTTGATAGAGAAGGACTTGCAGATTGAATGAACAACTCGAACAACTGAAAggataattttgattcatattcATAGCTTAAAGATGAAGTTTTTATTAGATCTAAAGTGACTCCTTTTATGCGTTGTACTCTTAAACAGAGCAAATGTACACATTGACAAAAATTATAATGTTATGCAATACTCATACATGTCCGTGTTTCACGGGttgtttcatgaaaaacaatGTAAAAGCAGTCTTACCTTAAGATctatttaatatttcttaaaaatatttaagcatttgcaatatttattaaatagcCCGCTTAATAGTTTTACTTATTGTATCGTATTTAAGAAGATATTGAACCGatgatttaaatgtaaacaaacttcaTCTTAATTTACACAAAGCAAGGTGAAAAGGTCATACTGTTTAAGAGTGCTGATTTCCTGATTTACATCACTTAAGTACTCGCAATAAACCTTGCACTAATGTAAACGTTTTACGCAGCATTTTAAAAGAGGAATTTGGACTAAGTATTTTACTTTATTGTGCATTTCTGTTGGTAACAGTGTAACTTGGATTGTGCACGATATGTTACAATTTAACAGAAAtgcaaatttaatgaaatatacaCCTTGTTTATGTGGTCAATCTGAAGATGAAGATGCAAATAGATTcattctatttattattatttggaTTTACCTACTTCAATCGAAATTGTGACTCGATTAGCAAAGATTTGTCAGAACATGTATGCAGaaaaagtggctcagaacttaTTTGTAAGTTCATACCAAGTGATATTCCAGACGGAGTGAAGTCAGTTCATCTTATTAATATATATGTGCCTGGCAGAATCATAGAAAAGGGAACGTTTTCATCGGATAAGTGGGGAAAAGTAAAAGAATTAGAAATTTCTTCAGAAAGACGGTGGACTCAAAACCATGATACTGTGGAAAAATTCGATTCCTTGTGTTTTGATGGATTAAAGAACCTTGAAAAATTGCACATAAGTATATCAAGTTCTGTTGAGTTTACACCGGAGACGCTCAGAGGACTCCCTAATTTAAAACTTCTGGATTTGTCAGGTTGTCGCCGATTTGATATCGATAACCTAATAACTGCTTTGAACGACGGTGAAGCTGTGCCTAACTTACAAAGTCTTAATCTATCACTATTGAATAGCTTCCGTAATGGGAACAGGCTCACTGACaaatttttcaaacttatttcaaacaaaaagttaaaagaaCTTGATATCAGCTCAATGCAAATATTGTTCATGAATATAACATCATTTGCAGAAAACTGTGCGACGTTGGAATATGTCAACATATCAAAAATGATGTTAAGCGATTATACACATGACCATGTAGCCCGGTATTGTCGTAATCTGAAATATATAGATGCAAGTTACATAATATTACCATCAACGGCCTTCCCAGATCGCGGTCCTACGACAAAGATTTTTTCCAACATATTCATACCGTTCGACCTTAACTGGACACCGATAAGACTACTATCAAACATTGAACATATAAATTTATCGGGATTAACACCAAAACAGACTAGAATCTTAATTAAAAACGTTTCAGTGCACATATTTAGTATAAGCAGATTCAATCTTAGAACACTAGTATTAAGAGACAACAATTTTGAAAGACTGGATATAAAAGTTGTCTCGCGGAAGTCAAAATTAGAATCAATTGACTTGTCAAGCTGCAATATTCGCTATCTTCGACCAGAGTTATTGTCAAGTTTTACATTACTGGCACATATTGACATATCAAACAATCACCTGAATGATATGATGATCGAGGATGCCGATATGTTTAGTAATGTCTTCCGCAACTTAACACAGTTAAGTTATGTTAATCTGGCTGGCAATCACCTTACACATTTGCCACGTGATATTTTTAGATATAATTCTCAAATGGAAATAATTGATTTATCGAATAATTTGCTAACGCAAGTGTCATTTGATGTAGAAAGACTGAAGAAAGTTAAAATGGTTAATTTGgcaggaaatatgataaaaatactcAATGCTGCTTCGATGGCTAGACTTAGTAGTTTACTAAATACAAATAACAGAAGAAATAATTCAACGATGGAGCGTTTGCTAATTCTGAATGGAAATCCAATCAATTGTTCAAGTTGTGACTCCCTTTCCTCTATAAAATGGCTCGTTCATTCAGAGTCTGTGGTTAAAGGTTTCTCTGCACTGGAATGTCTGGATGAGAATGCCGACAAAGTTGGAATAGATCAAAATGTTATAGACaatgttcaaataatttgcaACAAGCCAAAAGTGATAATAATGTCATGTATTGCTGTTGTTTTTACAATCGCAACAGTTATGATTTTGGCATTGGTAATGCGATACCGCCGTCGTCGTCGGCAGTACAAACTGGAAATGGAAGA
It includes:
- the LOC123526674 gene encoding protein artichoke-like; translation: MKMQIDSFYLLLFGFTYFNRNCDSISKDLSEHVCRKSGSELICKFIPSDIPDGVKSVHLINIYVPGRIIEKGTFSSDKWGKVKELEISSERRWTQNHDTVEKFDSLCFDGLKNLEKLHISISSSVEFTPETLRGLPNLKLLDLSGCRRFDIDNLITALNDGEAVPNLQSLNLSLLNSFRNGNRLTDKFFKLISNKKLKELDISSMQILFMNITSFAENCATLEYVNISKMMLSDYTHDHVARYCRNLKYIDASYIILPSTAFPDRGPTTKIFSNIFIPFDLNWTPIRLLSNIEHINLSGLTPKQTRILIKNVSVHIFSISRFNLRTLVLRDNNFERLDIKVVSRKSKLESIDLSSCNIRYLRPELLSSFTLLAHIDISNNHLNDMMIEDADMFSNVFRNLTQLSYVNLAGNHLTHLPRDIFRYNSQMEIIDLSNNLLTQVSFDVERLKKVKMVNLAGNMIKILNAASMARLSSLLNTNNRRNNSTMERLLILNGNPINCSSCDSLSSIKWLVHSESVVKGFSALECLDENADKVGIDQNVIDNVQIICNKPKVIIMSCIAVVFTIATVMILALVMRYRRRRRQYKLEMEDRVALIRQGAESHQFVVFLSYSSK